A genomic segment from Glycine max cultivar Williams 82 chromosome 1, Glycine_max_v4.0, whole genome shotgun sequence encodes:
- the LOC102669981 gene encoding protein MAIN-LIKE 1-like — MTERPEDVPQLHEDVPYVSNATPEITGAADAVQTEGVAIDGSLGSPTANEGFPGGPRDPSILTDFVEHVAHSIWSGRERPDLKLVSHGRKVNKIGRPAPEIEGLIVGTGLSPLIRCFVITTDPGLISAFVERWHRETSTFHLPVGELTITLDDVASLLHLPITGALHTFEPLVTSDAIRLLTELLEVSHEEATFETRQAGGPHVRLGWLRDLYQSQCRTR; from the exons ATGACAGAGAGACCTGAGGATGTGCCTCAATTGCATGAGGATGTTCCTTATGTGTCTAATGCCACCCCAGAGATAACAGGCGCCGCCGATGCTGTTCAGACAGAGGGAGTGGCTATTGATGGGAGCTTAGGGTCACCTACTGCAAATGAGGGTTTCCCCGGTGGACCACGCGACCCATCGATTTTGACCGATTTTGTTGAGCATGTCGCACACAGCATCTGGAGTGGACGG GAACGACCCGATCTGAAGTTGGTCTCCCACGGtagaaaagtaaataaaattggGAGACCAGCGCCTGAGATCGAAGGGTTGATTGTTGGCACCGGATTGAGTCCACTGATCAGGTGTTTTGTTATCACCACTGATCCTGGACTGATATCCGCCTTCGTCGAGAGGTGGCATCGCGAGACTAGCACGTTCCACCTGCCAGTAGGCGAGTTGACGATCACGTTGGATGACGTGGCGTCACTCCTACACCTTCCCATCACTGGCGCGCTACATACGTTCGAGCCGCTTGTTACTTCAGATGCCATTCGTCTACTGACGGAGCTTCTTGAGGTCAGTCATGAGGAGGCTACATTTGAGACCCGACAGGCTGGTGGGCCTCATGTCCGGTTGGGGTGGCTTCGAGACTTGTATCAGAGCCAGTGTAGGACCAGATGA
- the LOC100778588 gene encoding serine/threonine-protein kinase STN7, chloroplastic, protein MATIGIGVGVTKLQPHKPKSKSLFLGQRLRIRPFWGEPQCSERRLFSVSNPPRVVQVFALAGGEWLDTVHSLFVGVGVGLPCSVMQCGDVIYRSTLPKSNGLTLTVPGVILALGTLSYLWATPGVAPGFFDMFVLAFVERLFRPTYKKDDFVLGKKLGEGSFGVVYRVSLANKPSSKEGDLVLKKATEYGAVEIWMNERVRRACASSCADFVYGFLESSSKKAAEYWLIWRFEGDATLADLMQSRDFPYNVETLILGEVQDLPKGLERENRIIQTIVRQILFALDGLHSTGIVHRDIKPQNIIFSEESRTFKIIDLGAATDLRVGINYIPKEFLLDPRYAAPEQYIMSTQTPSAPSVPVATALSPVLWQLNLPDRFDIYSAGLIFLQMAFPSLRSDNSLIQFNRQLKRCDYDLVAWRKSAEPRSELRKGFELLDLDGGIGWELLKSMVRYKARQRLSAKAALAHPYFVREGLLALSFMQTLRLQLFRATQQDYSEAARWIIQLMAKSGTQKDGGFTEAQLQELREIEPKKKASAPRNALASALRLQRKIIRTLNESMDELTRRRKSFWWSRWIPREE, encoded by the exons ATGGCAACTATAGGAATTGGAGTAGGAGTGACGAAGCTCCAACCCCACAAACCAAAGTCTAAGTCCTTGTTTCTTGGCCAGAGGCTTAGGATTAGACCATTTTGGGGGGAGCCTCAATGCAGTGAAAGAAGATTATTCAGTGTCTCAAACCCCCCAAGAGTGGTTCAAGTTTTTGCACTAGCGGGTGGTGAATGGCTTGACACTGTTCACAGCCTCTTTGTGGGTGTTGGGGTTGGACTTCCTTGCAGTGTGATGCAGTGTGGTGATGTGATATATAGGAGCACTCTTCCCAAGTCAAATGGCTTGACACTCACTGTCCCTGGGGTGATTTTGGCTTTGGGGACCCTATCTTACCTTTGGGCCACACCTGGTGTGGCACCTGGTTTCTTTGACATGTTTGTTCTTGCTTTTGTTGAGAGGCTGTTCAGACCCACTTACAAGAAG GATGATTTTGTTCTGGGGAAGAAGTTGGGGGAGGGATCATTTGGAGTTGTTTATAGAGTGTCTCTGGCCAACAAACCCTCTTCAAAG GAAGGTGACTTAGTCTTGAAGAAGGCAACTGAATATGGTGCTGTAGAAATTTGGATGAATGAGCGTGTACGAAGAGCTTGTGCAAGCAGCTGTGCAGATTTTGTTTATGGTTTTCTTGAG AGCTCTTCAAAGAAAGCTGCGGAATACTGGCTTATATGGCGGTTTGAAGGGGATGCCACCCTAGCTGACTTGATGCAGAGTAGAGACTTTCCATATAAT GTTGAAACATTAATTTTGGGTGAGGTCCAAGACTTGCCCAAAGGATTGGAGAGAGAAAATAGAATCATACAAACAATTGTGAGGCAGATCTTGTTTGCACTGGATGGTCTTCACTCAACTGGTATTGTACATAGGGATATTAAGCCACAGAACATTATTTTCTCAGAAG AGTCTCGTACATTCAAAATCATTGATCTTGGAGCTGCTACAGACCTGCGAGTCGGAATCAACTACATTCCTAAAGAGTTTCTTTTGGATCCAAG ATATGCTGCACCAGAACAATACATCATGAGCACACAAACTCCATCGGCACCCTCAGTTCCAGTTGCAACTGCACTTTCGCCAGTCTTATGGCAG TTGAACTTGCCAGACAGATTTGATATCTATAGTGCTGGTTTAATCTTCCTTCAAATG GCATTCCCCAGTTTACGTTCTGATAATAGCCTCATACAATTCAACCGTCAACTAAAGAGGTGTGACTATGACTTGGTCGCATGGAGAAAATCTGCTGAGCCTCGATCTGAACTTAGAAAGGGCTTTGAGTTGTTGGATTTGGATGGTGGAATAGGATGGGAACTTCTGAAATCCATGGTAAGGTACAAAGCAAGACAAAGGTTGAGTGCAAAAGCAGCATTAGCTCATCCTTACTTTGTCAGAGAAGGCTTGTTGGCATTGTCTTTCATGCAAACACTGAGACTGCAGCTCTTTCGCGCAACTCAGCAGGACTATTCAGAAGCTGCCAGGTGGATTATTCAGCTAATGGCAAAATCCGGGACACAGAAGGATGGTGGATTCACCGAAGCTCAGCTTCAGGAACTGAGA gaaattgaacctaaaaagaAGGCTAGTGCACCGAGAAATGCTCTAGCTTCAGCCCTTAGACTTCAGAGGAAAATTATAAGAACCTTAAATGAGAGTATGGATGAGCTCACAAGACGCCGGAAAAGCTTTTGGTGGAgcagatggatcccaagagaggaatga
- the LOC100779124 gene encoding uncharacterized protein: MKMDSASMTGSKRRISSNRGIGGVLREQRARLYIIRRCVVMLLCWHD; encoded by the coding sequence ATGAAGATGGATAGTGCTTCCATGACAGGCTCAAAGAGGAGGATATCATCCAACAGAGGAATTGGAGGAGTCCTCAGAGAGCAAAGGGCAAGGCTATACATTATAAGAAGATGTGTTGTCATGCTCCTCTGTTGGCATGACTAG